In Marinomonas maritima, the genomic stretch TCACCACCACCATGTGGGTGATCAACTGGGTTCATCGCCGAACCGCGAACGGTAGGACGAACACCACGCCAACGCGTAGCACCAGCTTTACCAAGAACTCGTAAGCTATGCTCAGAGTTTGATACTTCACCCAATGTAGCGCGACATTCAGTCAATACTTTGCGCATTTCACCTGAACGTAGGCGAAGTGTAACGTAGCGACCTTCACGAGCAACCAGCTGAGCAGAAGTACCGGCAGAGCGCGCAACTTGTGCACCTTTACCTGGCTTAAGCTCAATACAGTGCACCGTACTACCAACAGGAATATTTTGCAGAGGCAAAGTATTACCTGCTTTTATAGGGGCATCTGCACCACTAAAAACAACAGCGCCAGCCACCATACCTTTGGAAGCGATAATGTAACGACGCTCACCATCAGCATATTTAATCAATGCAATATTTGCAGAACGGTTTGGATCATACTCCAAACGCTCAATTACCGCAGGAATACCGTCTTTGTTACGACGAAAATCAACCATACGATAATGCTGCTTATGACCACCACCTACGTGACGCGTAGTGATGCGCCCGTTATTGTTACGTCCACCCGATCTGCTTTTCTTTTCAAGCAAAGGTGCATATGGTGCGCCTTTGTGCAAATCGTTGTTAGTAACCTTAACAACGTGACGACGGCCTGCAGACGTTGGCTTACTTTTTACAACAGCCATTGACCTATCTCCCCTTATTCAGCGACCATGAAATCAATGTCTTGACCTTCGGCCAAACGTACATACGCTTTTTTCACGTCTTTACGCTTACCTAGACCACGAACTGTACGCTTAGTTTTACCTTTATGGTTCAACGTATGCACAGACTCAACTTTGACTTCAAAAAGCGCTTCGATAGCTTGTTTGATTTCAGGTTTCGTTGCATCACCAGTTACACGAAAAACATACTGACCATTGCCTTCGGCTACGATCGTTGCTTTTTCGGAAATATGTGGACCCAACAGAACTTTATAAATGCGTTCGCCGATCATGCTAGTGCCTCCTCAACTTGTTTCAGAGCACCAACTGTCACCAACACTTTGTCGTAAGCAATCAAGCTAACAGGATCGATAGATGCTGCATCACGCACATCTACGTTAGGAATGTTGCGAGCCGCCAAAAATAAATTATCATCCAATTCATTGGAAATAATCAAAGCGTTTACAATATTCAACTCTGCCATTTTTGCTATGAATAGCTTAGTTTTCGGAGCTTCTAATGCCAGCTCTTCAACTACAACAAGACGGTCTTGACGTACAAGTTCAGACCAGATAGTGCGCATTGCTGCACGGTACATCTTCTTGTTCACTTTCTGAGAGTGATCTTGCGGTTTCGCAGCAAAAGTCACACCACCAGAGCGCCATAAAGGGCTACGGATAGTACCTGCACGAGCGCGACCAGAACCTTTTTGATTCCAAGGTTTGCGTCCACCGCCAGCTACTTCAGAGCGAGTTTTTTGAGCACGTGAGCCTTGACGAGCGCCAGCCAAGTAAGACGTAACTACTTGGTGGACCAACGCCTCGTTGTATTCACGAGCAAAGGCTAAATCGGAAACTTCAACAGTTCCTTCAGAGCCTGTTAGATTCAAGTTCATTGTCTACCCCTCTTAGCGAGCTTTAACAGCTGATTGAAGAATAACATCACCATTCACTGCACCAGGTACGGCACCTTTCACTAGGATAAGGTTACGTTCTGTGTCTACACGAACCACTTCTAGTGATTGAGTAGTAACTTGTGCAGCGCCCATATGGCCAGCCATCTTCTTGCCTTTCCAAACACGACCAGGTGTTTGACATTGACCGATAGAGCCAGGAGCACGGTGAGACAACGAGTTACCATGAGTAGCGTCTTGCATACTAAAATTATGACGCTTAATGGCACCTTGAAACCCTTTACCCTTTGATTGACCAGTTACATCAACCATTTGGATAGATTCGAAATCAGCAACTGTTAGCTCATCACCAACATTGATTTCTTTTTCGTCACCTGCCAGGCGGAACTCCCACAAACCACGACCTGCTTCAACATTCGCTTTTGCATAATGACCCGCAGCAGCTTTGTTAACGCGGCTCGAACGGCGAGAACCTACAGTTACTTGAACAGCTTGATAGCCGTCAGTGTCTGTTGTTTTCACCTGAGTAACGCGGTTCGGTTCAACCTCGATGACGGTTACTGGCACGGATACACCATCTTCAGTGAAGATACGTGTCATTCCGGCTTTGCGTCCGACTAATTGAATAGTCATTTTTTACCTCATTTGCCAGTTGTGTAAGGGGCTATCACCCGCTACGGCTGATCATTCCAGATCATTCCACTAATGTGCATAAGCCGACTGATAACCAGTCGGTTGTCGCACCCCAA encodes the following:
- the rplB gene encoding 50S ribosomal protein L2; translated protein: MAVVKSKPTSAGRRHVVKVTNNDLHKGAPYAPLLEKKSRSGGRNNNGRITTRHVGGGHKQHYRMVDFRRNKDGIPAVIERLEYDPNRSANIALIKYADGERRYIIASKGMVAGAVVFSGADAPIKAGNTLPLQNIPVGSTVHCIELKPGKGAQVARSAGTSAQLVAREGRYVTLRLRSGEMRKVLTECRATLGEVSNSEHSLRVLGKAGATRWRGVRPTVRGSAMNPVDHPHGGGEGRSKGGRHPVTPWGVPTKGYKTRSNKRTDKLIVRRRTK
- the rplW gene encoding 50S ribosomal protein L23, encoding MIGERIYKVLLGPHISEKATIVAEGNGQYVFRVTGDATKPEIKQAIEALFEVKVESVHTLNHKGKTKRTVRGLGKRKDVKKAYVRLAEGQDIDFMVAE
- the rplD gene encoding 50S ribosomal protein L4, producing the protein MNLNLTGSEGTVEVSDLAFAREYNEALVHQVVTSYLAGARQGSRAQKTRSEVAGGGRKPWNQKGSGRARAGTIRSPLWRSGGVTFAAKPQDHSQKVNKKMYRAAMRTIWSELVRQDRLVVVEELALEAPKTKLFIAKMAELNIVNALIISNELDDNLFLAARNIPNVDVRDAASIDPVSLIAYDKVLVTVGALKQVEEALA
- the rplC gene encoding 50S ribosomal protein L3, with protein sequence MTIQLVGRKAGMTRIFTEDGVSVPVTVIEVEPNRVTQVKTTDTDGYQAVQVTVGSRRSSRVNKAAAGHYAKANVEAGRGLWEFRLAGDEKEINVGDELTVADFESIQMVDVTGQSKGKGFQGAIKRHNFSMQDATHGNSLSHRAPGSIGQCQTPGRVWKGKKMAGHMGAAQVTTQSLEVVRVDTERNLILVKGAVPGAVNGDVILQSAVKAR